The DNA region TTGATGTCCTCGACGAATTTACCGAAGTCGAGAGGCTTGCTGATATAGCTGTTCACATGCTGATCATAGCACCAGGCGATGTCGCGTTCGGCGGTCGATGTCGTAAGCACCACCACCGGGATAGAGCGAAGATCGGGGGCGCCCTTGATTTCCGCCAGCACCTGACGGCCATCCATCCTCGGAAGGTTGAGATCAAGCAGGATCAGGTCCGGGCGGTTAAACTTTGCGTACCGCCCCTCGCGGCGCAGGAAGGCCATGGCCTCGATGCCGTCCTCCAC from Rhodospirillales bacterium RIFCSPLOWO2_02_FULL_58_16 includes:
- a CDS encoding response regulator, yielding MSNRKIFEILLIEDNPGDAQLVREALKESRSLVHLHHVEDGIEAMAFLRREGRYAKFNRPDLILLDLNLPRMDGRQVLAEIKGAPDLRSIPVVVLTTSTAERDIAWCYDQHVNSYISKPLDFGKFVEDIKGIEYYWFTLATTP